GGAGTTGCTACAAGCATGATTTTAGCCGTTATATCACCGCTAACATTTACATTTGCCACCGCAAGAGGCGGCTTCATGCCCTCTTGACTCGGAGCGTCAAATTCTGCCTTGGTGCCAAATTCAGGAGTTTTACCAGTAAGTCCTTCAATGGTAGCCTTGCACTCATTTACAAAAATTTCAAAAAAATCATTCATTATATTCATCGCTCTCTTCCATCATATTTTCATCATACTCGTTTTCTTCTTGTTCATAGCTCATGAGTTTGGCCTTTCGCTCCTCTTCATATTGCTCTAAAATATGCTTGATCTCGTCCTTATCGGTTCTGATAAGCTCTTCTATCTTTATTGATTTTCTAAATCTATGAAGCCCGACTTCGGCTAAAAAGACCTCTTTTTTATCTATAGTAACAATAGCCTTATTATCAGCGGAGCGATCAAGACGCAGTATATCACCCTCTTTTAAATTTAAAAACTCATTTACGCTTATTACAGCCTTACCCAGTATCGCTTCATATAATACCTCAGCACGCCCTATTAGCGTTTTTAGCTCTTTGTTTCTACTCTTTTTAGCGCTTGTTTCTCCAAGCATTATATCTCGGTTTGCAAGACGCGACAAAATCGGCTCAAGATAGATAACAGGGTAGCATATATTTATCATTCCGCTTGAGTTGCCGACTATGATCTCCATGACAACCATTATTACGATTTCGTTTTGAGATACTATTTGAACGACATTAGGGCTACTCTCTTTAGCCTCAACATTTGGATACATATCGGTTATAATACTCCAGCTATCTTTTAGCCTTTGCATCATCATTCTAAGTATAGCATCAAGCAAATTTACCTCTATATCGGTTAGCTCTCTACTTGTCTCAAACCCTTCACCATTACCACCCAAAAGCCTATCTATCATAGGAAAGGCTATGCTTGGATTTATCTCAAGTACGCAGTTGCCATCAAGAGGTTTGATTGAAAATACGTTAAAGCTAGTTGGACTTGGCAAACTCATCAAAAACTCGCCATATGTCATCTGATCTACGCTATGAAGTCTAATCTCTACAATACTTCTCATTACGCTTGAAATTTGAGAAGCCAAATTTCTCGCAAGTTTATCGTGTATGCCTTTGATAGCGCGCAACTGCTCTTTAGAGACACGATTTGGTCTTTTAAAGTCATAGATTATAATCTGTCTTTGATCTTCGTAAGACGAACCGCCTATGCCTATATCGGCACCCTCTGCGTCCTCATCTACGACTTCAAGCAGTGCATCTATCTCTTCTTGACTTAAAATATCCGCCATTATTTACCCTCAAGTCTCTCTCTTAGTTTATTCATCAATCTTTTATGAATTTGTGAAATTCTTCCTTCGCTAATTTGCAAAACCTCGCTTATCTCCTTTAAGCTTAGCTCCTCGTAATAATATAACTGAACGACGAGCTGATCACGCTTATCAAAAGTAGATAAAATTTCTTCTATTTTCTCTATTAAATTCTCTTTTTCTATCCTATCAAGAGTGTTTTCTTCGTTCATTATATCCATTTGATCATCTATTCCAAGAGTAACTATTACTGAGCTTACATTTCTTGCATCGCGAATTTTTTCTATATCTTCGCCAAGAGCATCCGCTAAATACTCATCATCGGGCTCGCACTCATACTTATTAAAATACTGATCCACAAGAGTATCTATTGATTTTATAAGAGTTCTACTAGCTCGGCTTACCACATCAAGCCCTCTTAAAAAATCAAGCATAGAACCATAAACACGCTTTTTAGCATACCCCCAAAAAGAATCATTCTGCTCTTTATCGTATTTTCTGGAGAGTTTTATCATCTCCTCTACACCTATGCTTATAAGGTCGTTTACATCTACGGTAGCAGGCAAACGCTCTTTAAGCCTAAAAGCCATAGCCCTAAGTGCAGGCATATACTGCAAAACTATATCATCTTGCTCTTTTTTTATAGTTGCTGCATAGGCATTAAGCTGCTTTTGCTTTAGATTGTCCATTATTATTACTTAATGTCTGTTTTATAAGCGCATTTTCTACAGCAAGTTTAGCAAGTACGCTCTCTATTCTTTTCTCTCTTAAACTAAGCTCGGAGATGAGATAATCAGCAGTTTCTTCATGCTCTTGCTTATTAAAATGTCCTTTAAAAATATTTTTTACATCGATATAGTTCATGATTACAATATGTATTAAAAGGTAGAAAAAAAACGTTATCAAAAAGGTATATATCATCATTTCTATAGGCTCATCAATCTTTAAAGTTACAAACATAAGCCCTACAAAAAAGCCGCATACAGTAAAAAAAGCTATAAAATTTTCCGCTCGCAAAATAACATCCTATTTTAAAATTGCTCAATCAACCGCTTAAAAAAGCCGCCAAAGCTTCTATTTTCGCTTGTATCAAGCACTTTTCGTTCCAACCTATAAAGCAGTTTTGACGCTATCTCCTTTAGCTCCCCACTACTTGTTGAAAATTCGGCATCATCTGTAAATAAGGTTCTTTGTTTGATACTATTTGATACATTCTTATTTTCACTAAGATATCCTATTAGCTCTAGATTTAGATCATTGGTAATATTGGCTTTTGCAACTTTTCGGATATTTTCAAATATTTTAACAGCCTCTTTTTCGTTTTTTACCATATTAAAAAGCATAAAGATATTATTTTTGACTCTTGAAGTTACCTTTATAACAGCATAGGCATCGGTTATTGCGGCCGGATCTGGCACAGTAACCACAATAACCTCATCAGCAGCCTCTAAAAATAGATGCGTATTGCCTCCTATTCCGGCCCCTGTGTCTATTATTAAAAAGTCAAGATCATTTAAAGCGCTAGCCTCATCCAAAAATCTCTCGTATAAAAATTGATTATTAAATTTTAAAATTTCATCCCCACTCTCTCCGGGAATCAGGATTAAATTTGGCTTGATTTGAACCAAAATATCATTTAAAGAACACTCTCCTTTTAAGACGTGAAGCAAGTTTTTATTAACTCTTACATTTAAAATCACGTCTAAATTTGCAAGTCCGATATCAGCATCAAATAATGCTACTTTGTAGCCGTTATTAGCCAAAACATTTGCTAAATTTGCACTTATAGTACTCTTACCGACTCCACCCTTACCGCTTGTAACAGCGATAAAGTGAGTACTTCTAGGAACCGTGCTTGAAGAGACAAGAGTCTTTAGCTTATTAGCTTGATTATTCATCTTTACTCTCCTTGCTGTATCCGTCCAATATACACTCTACTAAAAATTCACCCTTAGCTTCCATAAGATCATCAGGAACCTCTTGCCCTACACAAAAGTAGCTCACAGGCGTATTTGTCTCGTAAATAAGAGAGAACACATTTCCAAAAATTTTAGTTTCATCAAATTTAGTAATTATCAAAGTATCTATGTCAAGGAAGCTAAAACCATTATAAATTTCCAATAGATCCTCTACTTTTGATCCTGCAGAAAGCACTAAATTTACATCTATTTGAGCGTCAGCACTCTTTAAAAACTTTTCAAGCCTAGCTAATTTTTCTTTATCATACTGAGAATTCCCGGTAGTATCTATCAAGATCACATCACAGTGATTTAGCTGTTTAAGAGCATCTTTAAAATCATCTACTTCAATTACGTCAAGTATCGGCAACTTCATCATCTTGGCATATTGAAACAATTGCTCCACAGCTCCGATTCTATATGTATCAAGAGTGATTATTCCGGTTTTATACCTTATATCCTTACCATAGGCAAAGCGTGCCGCAAGCTTTGCTAGAGTCGTTGTCTTGCCAACTCCGGTAGGTCCTACTAGCATCATAATACGTTGTTTTCTATTTTTTTGCTCGTTTCTGCAAGGAAGCATTTTACGAAGCAAGGAGTAAAAATATCTTTTTACCGCATTTGGATTGGTTTTCATAGAAGTAGGCATATTTTCAATCGTAATCTGCATAATTGAGTTTAAATGCTCATCTTTCATACCACTTTTTTTAGCAGCTTTATATATGCTCGCAAACTCAGGCGGTATAATAAGGTTATTTCTGCTAGAAGCCCTATCCTCCCAGAGCATATCCATCATCAGATTTACCTTATCTCCGATGGCGTTCATCTGCTTTGCCACATCATCTATTTTTTTATTATAAGATGGATTTTGTCCTTCATTTGGGCTGGTTTCCATACTCATCTTTGTTATTTCACTTATCTCTTTTGCAGCCTTTGATATATTTATTAGTATATCGTTATCTTTGTTTGTATTTTTTTTATTTCCAAACAGCTCATCATCAGGCACAAAATCGCTATTTTTAGGCTCTTCTATAATCTCAAATTTTGGAGTTTGGTTTAAATTTTGAAATCGATCGTAGCCCTTTAAACTTACCGGCTTTAAAGGCTGCTTTTGCGGCTCATCCTCTTCAACACTAACTAAAATTTCATATAAAGGTTTTTTATTTATGGTCTTTGGCTGAATCTGCTTAGTAGTTACCAAAATCGCTTTTTCACCACACTGAGCTCTAGCTTTTTTTAGCGCTTCTATACTGCTTTCACCTGTAAATGTATGAAATTTAGTTGCCAAATCTACTCCTTTTAAAACCCATTTTCATCACACCAAGCGGTAAAATTACACTTAGTCTCTCTTCTGCTCCTTTATGTGGAAGAGTAAGCCTAGAGTCATTTCTATTTCGCCCACTAAAATACAATATATCTACATCAAGCGTTCTTGGCGCATTTTTAAAACTTCTTACACGCCTAAATCGCCTCTCTAAATTTAAAGTTACTTTCAACAAGGCTCTCGCACTAAGGCTAGTTTGAATCAAAATCACAGCGTTGTAAAAATCCGCCTGTTCTCTAAAACCAAATGCCTCATTTACCAAAATTTGAGAACTCTCTACTAAATTTATCCGCTTATCATCTTGTAAAAGTCTAAAAAGCCTATCAAAACGTCTCTTAGAGTCCCCTATATTTCCACCTATGCCTAAAAGAACGCTATATTTAAAACCGGATTTAAAATTTAAAACTTTTGGAAAAAAAACGCTTCTAACAAAGCGTCTCATTCCATTTAATCTCATAAAATTTCGGCTCCGTTTTCTCGAACAACCACTACGTCCTCGATTCTAACGCCAAATTCGTTCTCTATGTATATTCCAGGCTCCACGCTAAATACCATCCCGGCTTTTAATAGTGTCTTATCTTTCATCGATATTCTTGGAAGCTCGTGTATATCTACGCCCACACCATGTCCTGTAGAGTGGAAAAACTCTTTTCCAAAGCCATGTTTGGATATAAATTTGCGTGCCACATCATCTATCTCTTTAGTTTTTTTGCCTATTTCAATAGCTTTTATGGCTAAACTTTGAGCCTCTTTTACAATCTCATAAACTTCTTGCTGCTTTTGATTCTTAAATTTTTGCTCTTTAGAGAAGCTGAAATCGGCTGTAAAACAAGCCGTTCTTGTTCTATCAGAGCAATATCTTTTAAATTTTACTCCGGCGTCAAGCAAGAGCAAGTCATCCTCTTTTAGTCTCTTTTTGCTTGGTAGCGCGTGCGCTTTGGCCGCATTTTCATTTATCGCCACAATGGGAGAGAAGCTAAGTTCGAGTGATCCTTTTTGCTTAAATATGAACTCAGCGTTAAAAAACAACTCCTCTTCGCTCATTCCTTCGCCTTTTTCTCTTACAAATTTTGCAAATTCATCAAAGCATTTAGCTCCTAATCTTGCGGCCTCTTTTAAAATTTTAATCTCATCTTCACTCTTTAAAATGCGTGAAATTTGCGAAAAATTAGGCTTTGGTTTAAAATTGATTTTTGAATTTTTATTTAGCTCTTCAAACTCTGCCACACTAAAATCACAAGGATCAAAGGTCAAATTTTTAACTCTTTTATCTCGTAAAAATTCTCTGGCATCTTTTATCAAGCCTCTTTGAACTTGTAATACTTGACAGTTTTTAGCTAGCTCTTTAGCCTCTATCCCGTATCTAGCGTCTGTTAAAAAAAATCTTATGCCGCCAATATCAATAAATAGTGCGTTATCACAGCTATATCCGCACTCATGATAGATGGCATTTTCATTTTTTAGAATAAAATTTCTCATGATTTCTTAATTATTCTTGTGTGTTTTGAGCCTGCCTTACCGCTTTGATTTGCTCGAAAATTTGAAGCATTGCAATCATTGCCAGATGATATCCAACAGGTCCAAAACCAACTATTTGTCCAGCAGTCACCGGAGATATCATGCTCTTTTGACGAAATTCTTCTCTGCGGTGAATATTACTGATATGAACTTCTATTGCAGGCAAGCTAACAGCACTTAATGCGTCTCTTATGGCAATAGAGTTATGTGTGTAGGCTGCAGGATTTATTATAATACCGTCAGCATCGCCATAGCACTCTTGAATTTTATCTACAAGCTCACCTTCTAAATTGCTTTGAAAAAACTCTATATCTACATCGTTTTGCTCTGCAAAAAGTTTCATTTGATTATGAATGTCTTCCATTTTCATAACACCGTAAATAGAAGTCTCTCTAGTGCCTAGCATATTGATATTTGGCCCTTGAATAACCATAACTTTAAATTTTTTATCCATCGTATTTCCTTTTAAATAAATTTTAAATTTAGCTTTAATTATACATTTTTATTTCTAAATTTTTGTTTTTATTCATCTTAGCCTTATGCGATTATTCTAAGGCTTTTTGGGCAAAATAGATAAAATTTGAAGCCTTTAAATAAGAAAAATTTGTTAAAATCACAACAAAAAGGTTCAAAATGACTATTTTAAAGCCAAAATTGATAATATTATGCGATGAAAAATTCACTATTTTACAAAATAAAGCGGTCGCTTTTGACGACAGGATCATAAAAATAGGCGAAGCGAGCGAGCTAAAAAAAGAATTCAAGGATGCCGAATTTATAGAAGAAAAAGAAACAATCCTGGCTCCGGCATTTATAAATCCACATGTTCATTTAGAGTTTAGCGCTAATAAAACTAGCCTTGTTTATGGGGATTTTTTGGAGTGGCTAAGTAGCGTAATAAACTCTCGTTCCACGCTTTCGCAGCAAGCCAATGAAGAAGTTATAAAATCCGCTATAAAAACTATGCAAAAAAGTGGAGTAGGCACTATAGGTACGGTTTCTAGCTTCGGAACAGACCTCAAAGCCTGTGTTAAAAGCTCTGCTAGAGTAATATACTTTAACGAGATTTTAGGCTCCAATGAGGAATTTTTAGATGTAAATTGGCAGAGCTTTAAAAAGCGTTTCGATGAGAGCGTGAAATTTAAAAGCGAATTTTTCACTCCCGCTATATCCGTTCACTCACCATATTCTACGCACCCAAATTTGGCTAAAGCCGCTATAAATCTCGCAAAAGAGCAAAATTTACTAGTATCCACGCACCTAATGGAGTCAAATCACGAAAGGGACTGGCTAGAAAGCGGCGTAGGCGGATTTAAAGAGTGGCTTGGTAAATTTAGTAAATTTCCAAAACCTTTTTATAGCGTCGATAGTTTTATTAAAATGTTTGCTGGTGCTAGAACTCTCTTTACGCACTGCGTTTATATGAGTGATTTTGGCAAATTTGATAACTA
This Campylobacter sp. RM16192 DNA region includes the following protein-coding sequences:
- the fliM gene encoding flagellar motor switch protein FliM — encoded protein: MADILSQEEIDALLEVVDEDAEGADIGIGGSSYEDQRQIIIYDFKRPNRVSKEQLRAIKGIHDKLARNLASQISSVMRSIVEIRLHSVDQMTYGEFLMSLPSPTSFNVFSIKPLDGNCVLEINPSIAFPMIDRLLGGNGEGFETSRELTDIEVNLLDAILRMMMQRLKDSWSIITDMYPNVEAKESSPNVVQIVSQNEIVIMVVMEIIVGNSSGMINICYPVIYLEPILSRLANRDIMLGETSAKKSRNKELKTLIGRAEVLYEAILGKAVISVNEFLNLKEGDILRLDRSADNKAIVTIDKKEVFLAEVGLHRFRKSIKIEELIRTDKDEIKHILEQYEEERKAKLMSYEQEENEYDENMMEESDEYNE
- a CDS encoding RNA polymerase sigma factor FliA — translated: MDNLKQKQLNAYAATIKKEQDDIVLQYMPALRAMAFRLKERLPATVDVNDLISIGVEEMIKLSRKYDKEQNDSFWGYAKKRVYGSMLDFLRGLDVVSRASRTLIKSIDTLVDQYFNKYECEPDDEYLADALGEDIEKIRDARNVSSVIVTLGIDDQMDIMNEENTLDRIEKENLIEKIEEILSTFDKRDQLVVQLYYYEELSLKEISEVLQISEGRISQIHKRLMNKLRERLEGK
- a CDS encoding P-loop NTPase, whose translation is MNNQANKLKTLVSSSTVPRSTHFIAVTSGKGGVGKSTISANLANVLANNGYKVALFDADIGLANLDVILNVRVNKNLLHVLKGECSLNDILVQIKPNLILIPGESGDEILKFNNQFLYERFLDEASALNDLDFLIIDTGAGIGGNTHLFLEAADEVIVVTVPDPAAITDAYAVIKVTSRVKNNIFMLFNMVKNEKEAVKIFENIRKVAKANITNDLNLELIGYLSENKNVSNSIKQRTLFTDDAEFSTSSGELKEIASKLLYRLERKVLDTSENRSFGGFFKRLIEQF
- the flhF gene encoding flagellar biosynthesis protein FlhF, with the protein product MATKFHTFTGESSIEALKKARAQCGEKAILVTTKQIQPKTINKKPLYEILVSVEEDEPQKQPLKPVSLKGYDRFQNLNQTPKFEIIEEPKNSDFVPDDELFGNKKNTNKDNDILINISKAAKEISEITKMSMETSPNEGQNPSYNKKIDDVAKQMNAIGDKVNLMMDMLWEDRASSRNNLIIPPEFASIYKAAKKSGMKDEHLNSIMQITIENMPTSMKTNPNAVKRYFYSLLRKMLPCRNEQKNRKQRIMMLVGPTGVGKTTTLAKLAARFAYGKDIRYKTGIITLDTYRIGAVEQLFQYAKMMKLPILDVIEVDDFKDALKQLNHCDVILIDTTGNSQYDKEKLARLEKFLKSADAQIDVNLVLSAGSKVEDLLEIYNGFSFLDIDTLIITKFDETKIFGNVFSLIYETNTPVSYFCVGQEVPDDLMEAKGEFLVECILDGYSKESKDE
- the folK gene encoding 2-amino-4-hydroxy-6-hydroxymethyldihydropteridine diphosphokinase, with product MRLNGMRRFVRSVFFPKVLNFKSGFKYSVLLGIGGNIGDSKRRFDRLFRLLQDDKRINLVESSQILVNEAFGFREQADFYNAVILIQTSLSARALLKVTLNLERRFRRVRSFKNAPRTLDVDILYFSGRNRNDSRLTLPHKGAEERLSVILPLGVMKMGFKRSRFGN
- a CDS encoding M24 family metallopeptidase, which gives rise to MRNFILKNENAIYHECGYSCDNALFIDIGGIRFFLTDARYGIEAKELAKNCQVLQVQRGLIKDAREFLRDKRVKNLTFDPCDFSVAEFEELNKNSKINFKPKPNFSQISRILKSEDEIKILKEAARLGAKCFDEFAKFVREKGEGMSEEELFFNAEFIFKQKGSLELSFSPIVAINENAAKAHALPSKKRLKEDDLLLLDAGVKFKRYCSDRTRTACFTADFSFSKEQKFKNQKQQEVYEIVKEAQSLAIKAIEIGKKTKEIDDVARKFISKHGFGKEFFHSTGHGVGVDIHELPRISMKDKTLLKAGMVFSVEPGIYIENEFGVRIEDVVVVRENGAEIL
- the aroQ gene encoding type II 3-dehydroquinate dehydratase, encoding MDKKFKVMVIQGPNINMLGTRETSIYGVMKMEDIHNQMKLFAEQNDVDIEFFQSNLEGELVDKIQECYGDADGIIINPAAYTHNSIAIRDALSAVSLPAIEVHISNIHRREEFRQKSMISPVTAGQIVGFGPVGYHLAMIAMLQIFEQIKAVRQAQNTQE
- the mqnF gene encoding aminofutalosine deaminase family hydrolase: MTILKPKLIILCDEKFTILQNKAVAFDDRIIKIGEASELKKEFKDAEFIEEKETILAPAFINPHVHLEFSANKTSLVYGDFLEWLSSVINSRSTLSQQANEEVIKSAIKTMQKSGVGTIGTVSSFGTDLKACVKSSARVIYFNEILGSNEEFLDVNWQSFKKRFDESVKFKSEFFTPAISVHSPYSTHPNLAKAAINLAKEQNLLVSTHLMESNHERDWLESGVGGFKEWLGKFSKFPKPFYSVDSFIKMFAGARTLFTHCVYMSDFGKFDNYIHSVTHCAFSNRLLSKKTLNLQNLLDQNIYFNIGTDGLSSNISLNFLDELRANLLIHSEFDLKNLAKILLLASTSWCAKSLNLDLGEIKEGKLADMALYDGFGNTEQDELALMFLLHAKECKKLYIQGKSLNLD